A stretch of DNA from Candidatus Bathyarchaeota archaeon:
AAAAATAAAACAAAAAGGCGAAAAAAATGGCATCAACAGATAAAATGCTGATAATTAAAAGTGTTTTAGCAGGCATATTGGTGGCTGTAGGAATATTTTTTGCTTTAATAATAGTTAGCAATTCTTGGATAAAAACCGTAATAATAAGCGCAATCATATTGAGTACAATCACATGGTTATTAACTAAAGCTAGATTGAAAAAATACTTCAAGACCATAATTTTAGCGGTAATGATTTTTACTATAGTCTTTACGGGAATTGAAGCATATTTTCTTAGGAATACGGGTTATCCAGTTAATGTAATGCCCTCACAACCAGATGTAACTGTGTCTTACCCTAACATCTTGAATTTGTCACTAACAGAAATTGTCCAAGAAATTCGAAAAACACCTACGTTCAGCTTCATAAATTTTGAACATCCCGGAGAAATCGTTTTTGAATCCATTTCTTTGGATACAACATTCTTAGGTGGAAGCATAGAAGTAATGTTTTACCAAAAATCATCTAACCTAAATATTCGATTTATGGCCAGTAATGGTCACACATATCGTACATCCATTTCTTCATGGGATGGATTACCAATATCTCAATCATTTCCAGCATCAAAAACAGCTGAAGAAACTCTAAATGAAATTGATATATTAGGGTTAAATTGGTTCTACACACAAGCGATAGAAGAATACAAAAACCAAACTGAAACTGCTTTAACCATAGGTGCTTTACAAATATCGACACAGTGGGAAAATTATCAAGATTATCAAGGTATGACATTACTAATAATTGGTTACAAAACTGATGATGCAAACAATGGCGAAGGAGTATTCTTTGCTAATTTTCAACCAAACGGAAACTTACTCTACTTCAACATAGCCAATCCTGAAAACTAATACAACATAAAAACCCATATAGAAATAGAACAACCCAACCAACCCAACAAATGGAACACTTTGCGGTGCATGCGCGTTGCTTATTGGTGGGAAAAAACGCAATAAATCAAACAATAAAACCAGTTATCTTAAAGCTCCTTTTATTTTCGCCATAAGACCTGCTACGGAAGTTATACCGAATGCACCTAAGATTGCCCAAATTATTTCTGATTTGACTGTGTCAACTGTTTCCTCAACCATTAAATCGGTTAACTCTTCAGTTGCTCTCTCATCACCCTCGATTACATCTACCATTGTTTCAGTAACTTGAAGGGGAAAAATGATGTTGCTAAGAAGATACAATCCTGCAATAATTGCGATAACTGTTCCAATAATTTTTTTCATTGTATTTATCACCTCTTAATCATTCGTTTGAAGATAACTGAGACGATATTTCGAATTGAGTGACTGAATTACTCAATTAATCGAACAATTAATTATATATTACAAATCAAACTTATAAATTCTTTGTATAATCCAGTCCATATTTTTAGACTTAGGCTAACGCCAAAAAAAGGAGTTAAACCTTACCTAAAATGTGCACAAATAATTGTTATGTCATTTTTTAATAAATTTAAATATTAAAAACATATGGCACTTAAATTAAGGGAATATAAGAATGTAAAAATGGGAAATTACACGGCAGTTTTTGCTGTGTCCCAGAGTAGTTGGAAGTATTCTCGGGCGAATTTTACTAGTCCGATGTGGTTGCTCCAGATGACTAGGAGCCCGGCGTAGCTGCGTTTTTTGTCAGCTTCACCAAGAAACAAAAGTGCCTCTTTACCGTCCACAATTACTCCGCCACCAAACATGTTATCCCGAAAACGAACATTATCAATAATTGCGAGTTCTTTTTGGGTCCATTTTCCGGCAAGCATTACCTTAACATCTACCCCACTTGTTCGTACCTGAGCCAAAGTGGATACAGAAGCATCAACAAAGTTCTTAGCAAAAGCCGGAACCGCAACCAACAACTCTGATTTTACTACTTCTAACATTTCTTGAAGCTTGGCCATGACACTAAACTCTCCCCTTAGTATCCAGATGTCAGGCTTTTCCATTAACTCACGTTTTTCGTAAAGGGGCTGAAGCTCACCCATCACCACTTTTTTCCAGCCGCTCATCATGCCTTCTAGACGTAAACGTTCTGCTTCCAGAGCTTCAGTAGGAGCTTTGGGAAAATATCTGCTGGGGCGACCTTTTTCGACTTCTACCCAGCCTTTGCGCTCTAAAGAATTGAGGGTTTCATACACCTTAGAATACGGGACTCCACCATGTTCGCTGACTTCGCTGGCTGTCATTACTCCCCGTTCTAATAGTATCAAAAAAGCTCGGGTTTCGTATTCTGTTAGGCCTACTTCGTGTAGAACTTTTTTTGCGTCTTCACTTACTGGCGTGCTCAACCTTTTTCACCTTATGAATGGTTTGGAAACCTTCTTATAGTATCTGCAATCACATAAAAAATATTACCCCTATCAGTGGTGTCAAATTAATGCAAGTAATCAAACAAACAAAATCATTGTGCCCGGAATGCCTCAAGGTACTAGAGGCTACAATCTATGAAGACGACAACAAAGTCTACATAGAAAAAACCTGCGATGAGCACGGCAAATATACTGAACTATACTGGAGCAACTACGACATTTACCAAAAAGCCGAAAGCCTACGAGCCGAAGGTACTGGACTTGAAAACCCCAGAACAGAAACAAAAAACGGATGCCCCTTAGACTGTGGAATCTGCCCAGAACATAAAAGCCACACCGGCCTTGCAATCATCGACATAACCAACAGGTGCAACCTTACTTGCCCAGTTTGTTTTGCTAACGCTGCAAGTGCAGGATACGTGTATGAACCCACAAAAGAGCAAATCTTTGAAATGCTCGAAAACCTGCGCCAAAACAAGCCTGTAAGACCGCCTGCTTTACAGTTTTCAGGCGGAGAACCAACAATACGAAAAGACTTGACCGAACTGATCGTTAAAGCAAAAGAACTAGGCTTCCATCACGTAGAAGTCAACACAAACGGCTTACGATTAGCCAACGACCCTGAATTCGCAAAACAACTAGTAGAAGCAGGCTTGAGCACAATTTATTTGCAGTTTGACGGATTAACCTCAGACGTTTACGAATTCACCCGTGGTGTTGACCTTCTTGACATTAAAATGAAGGCAATCGAAAACTGCCGCGCAGCAAGATTAAGCCTTGTACTTGTTGTTACCCTTGTAAAAGGCGTTAACGACCATCAAATAGGCGACATTATACGCTTCGCTAAAGACAACTTTGACATTGTTCGATGTGTAAATGTCCAGCCTGTAAGCATTTGCGGCAGAATAGACGAAGACGAACGAGAAAAAATGCGAATTACAATACCTGATTTCATGGAAAAAGTCGAAGAACAAACAGACGGCTTAATAAAAGTCGACGACTTTTACCCTGTTCCTACTGTAGTTCCCATCAGCCGGGCTGTAGCTGCCCTGAAAGGCAAAGACTACGTTGAATTCACTACCCATCCCCATTGTGGAATGGCAACTTACGTGTTCATTGAAGGCGACAAAATGGTGCCCATCAACCGCTATGTTAACGTTGACAAATTCATGTCCACCATGGAAAAAGTATACGAAGACGCCAAAGCAGGCAAGACAAAATCTGCTAAAATCCATCTGGTCGGACTGCTAAGACACATCAAATTCGGATTACTCAGAAAATATCTGCTGCCCATCGTCAAAAGTGGAAGCTACGACTCCCTTGGAGACCTTCACAGAAAAATGCTACTAGTTTCTTCCATGCATTTCATGGACCCATACAACTTTGACTTGGAACGGGTTCAACGATGCTGCATCCATTACGCAGTTCCTGACGGCAGAATCATACCATTCTGTGCAATGAACTCGATTCACCGAGAAAAAGTTGAACACGACATGGGCATTCCCTTGGAAGAATGGAAAAAACAAAACAAAAAACAAGTCGGTGAAGTCCAATAGCAAGGAGAAAGGCTATAAAGGGCGAATGGAATTCAAAAGAAAAGGTGAAGAACAATGGGCGGAGGAAAAAAGAACAAATCTCTTAAGCAAATGACTAAAACAAAGGAACCTAAAGAAAAAAGAGAAAAAAAAGAAGTAGCACCTGTCGCCAAAAAACAGACTTTGGGTTTGACTGTTCCTG
This window harbors:
- a CDS encoding TrmB family transcriptional regulator; translation: MSTPVSEDAKKVLHEVGLTEYETRAFLILLERGVMTASEVSEHGGVPYSKVYETLNSLERKGWVEVEKGRPSRYFPKAPTEALEAERLRLEGMMSGWKKVVMGELQPLYEKRELMEKPDIWILRGEFSVMAKLQEMLEVVKSELLVAVPAFAKNFVDASVSTLAQVRTSGVDVKVMLAGKWTQKELAIIDNVRFRDNMFGGGVIVDGKEALLFLGEADKKRSYAGLLVIWSNHIGLVKFAREYFQLLWDTAKTAV
- a CDS encoding radical SAM protein: MQVIKQTKSLCPECLKVLEATIYEDDNKVYIEKTCDEHGKYTELYWSNYDIYQKAESLRAEGTGLENPRTETKNGCPLDCGICPEHKSHTGLAIIDITNRCNLTCPVCFANAASAGYVYEPTKEQIFEMLENLRQNKPVRPPALQFSGGEPTIRKDLTELIVKAKELGFHHVEVNTNGLRLANDPEFAKQLVEAGLSTIYLQFDGLTSDVYEFTRGVDLLDIKMKAIENCRAARLSLVLVVTLVKGVNDHQIGDIIRFAKDNFDIVRCVNVQPVSICGRIDEDEREKMRITIPDFMEKVEEQTDGLIKVDDFYPVPTVVPISRAVAALKGKDYVEFTTHPHCGMATYVFIEGDKMVPINRYVNVDKFMSTMEKVYEDAKAGKTKSAKIHLVGLLRHIKFGLLRKYLLPIVKSGSYDSLGDLHRKMLLVSSMHFMDPYNFDLERVQRCCIHYAVPDGRIIPFCAMNSIHREKVEHDMGIPLEEWKKQNKKQVGEVQ